A single genomic interval of Penaeus vannamei isolate JL-2024 chromosome 21, ASM4276789v1, whole genome shotgun sequence harbors:
- the LOC113803548 gene encoding uncharacterized protein produces the protein MKCKVTSSVSHAKPNKNEANVLRRSSRRATIERRVWAVPKKPSKPGTSAKGKCAPKTDKKGRKTQTQTKVQIKNLSKGHPQQNLKRVHSATEESGNSRRKIKKTEGTKDVGTDGSGTSEVPSEPVSKRGKKLSGDHSEKNLESDDGADFRSQKRWGYTESSLDGQGVDTTRNTRSDGKVNTSRRTEWCGGTSSESTRGNSLDALCYAVEKYGERDVEETLLTDDVCLHKVVIEEVVTDYRISESNCDVKDLDVEHKVREDIGHKDEYRDAVDILDHSHSKAEECNKRNSEKLLREKDESIDVVKIKPPVLEVKENSFDGTSIESIFGEEGANAVKDTLVKDELNEGARYTSVQEGLSDVKDLSCIEDRLQGQEKLCVVRDKYQEGRSSTVKDVKSEEKNLCSTVDELCEVRSSEGKLDESISRVKEVAKDQCVSVKVKSEKHGKEAKKKQIENIDVDEEKSRIKDVTDSENTEEEESNSSVEAKTASNIPFRNEGTVVVPTNTEAAAGEDSEEDHVSLALALAQLVNSECGGEVGGAETVTIHSASSVDHLENEAGVVTLGCKAEEVDRTESPCPAEEMEEEEEEEEEEEEEEEGELIIKEEDEDEIGDESEEEEFSTEFKQNNKEDDSREETDSKDPLPVTAPERVTDQLDCLVEMVGEEEDKNARSRSGSPPPQPPPQKSKKQLPPLIKISSRPPAIKTPLKCPECPMQFCTVRSLLWHFGTHGARSRDTCIPPILLQDLIVPWDKPTVSVFISQPTESATATPTSSVADNAIKIDVVSKPDVPSTIQLVRTEDYMGNNGDVILKVPIPRLKPKSHSNQYVKKDKFVNILPKIPTGDGQVSGQTTQASPQPALIRPSGSPTPQITVHPQPAVQSTVSIPSDQASTTQSQVPKITIRASNKLQIQPLASSQSTVQVQSPSTVQVQPPSLQVQPQSAVQLQQSTVQVQPQSGTQLQQPSAVAVQSQSALQVQTPTGVQVQSSPALQVQPIVTTSKGSSAAPSHITLIPMDKLTAVGQTINPRGSKLNPAPLRMVAPSTLPVKSSNTVDNVLEKDGLVMINSNLALRIVSSLPSSLDSATNTTNTTTLRPIASQSTNNLTIVPQTESNKLINSSKIESAKSPDILTIVPQVDLNKKVSLLKSGSSVSGCQVASASPKQASAAQSQVVKLYLLQPKDPKANGGSVKSGITSETSNVNGIEIPLPLPNGNEKLNYREVEVKDNTSESSEGEEEEEEEEEEEDDDDEGMVIDDGKEGEDDVMDPLSLCAVTMEDENLEALNNASQTTQSGGSSPATSPDKVIIKKLPVRPKGKNGQAVDIVKYEARKYVCCYCNRRFGWSTDLKRHVILHTGEKPFQCKVCPTAFTRKFLLQNHMKRMHPDKCKMSDLWP, from the exons ATGAAGTGCAAGGTGACAAGCTCGGTCAGCCATGCTAAG CCAAACAAAAATGAAGCCAATGTGCTGCGCAGATCCTCTAGACGAGCAACCATTGAGAGACGAGTTTGGGCTGTACCAAAAAAGCCCAGCAAACCTGGCACAAGTGCCAAAGGAAAGTGTGCTCCTAAGACTGACAAGAAAGGTAGGAAGACTCAAACCCAAACCAAAGTGCAAATTAAGAATCTGAGCAAGGGTCACCCTCAGCAGAACCTCAAGAGAGTGCACAGTGCCACAGAGGAATCTGGAAATTCaaggagaaagattaagaaaacagAGGGCACAAAAGATGTTGGGACTGATGGAAGTGGCACAAGTGAAGTGCCTTCAGAACCAGTtagtaaaagagggaagaagttaAGTGGAGATCACAGTGAGAAGAACCTTGAAAGTGATGATGGGGCAGACTTTCGCTCCCAGAAAAGATGGGGTTATACAGAAAGTAGCTTGGATGGCCAAGGTGTAGACACTACACGAAACACCAGGTCTGACGGCAAAGTGAATACTTCTAGAAGGACAGAGTGGTGTGGGGGTACTTCATCAGAGAGTACTAGAGGGAATAGTTTAGATGCTCTGTGTTATGCTGTTGAGAAATATGGTGAGCGAGATGTGGAGGAAACATTGTTAACAGATGATGTTTGTCTTCACAAAGTTGTCATTGAAGAAGTAGTAACTGACTACAGGATATCCGAATCAAACTGTGATGTTAAAGATTTGGATGTTGAACACAAAGTCAGGGAGGATATTGGTCACAAAGATGAGTACAGAGATGCTGTGGATATATTAGATCATTCTCATAGTAAAGCAGAAGagtgtaataaaagaaatagtgaGAAGTTATTAAGGGAAAAAGATGAGAGTATAGATGTAGTGAAAATTAAGCCCCCTGTTTTGGAGGTAAAGGAAAATTCTTTTGATGGGACAAGTATAGAAAGCATATTTGGTGAAGAAGGGGCAAATGCAGTGAAAGACACACTTGTCAAAGATGAGCTGAATGAAGGGGCGAGATATACATCAGTCCAAGAAGGGCTGAGTGATGTGAAGGACCTTAGTTGCATTGAGGATAGATTACAAGGACAAGAAAAGCTTTGTGTTGTTAGAGATAAATATCAAGAAGGGAGAAGCAGTACTGTTAAAGAtgtgaaaagtgaagagaagaattTGTGCTCTACAGTAGATGAGCTTTGTGAAGTTCGTTCTAGTGAGGGTAAACTGGATGAAAGCATTTCCAGAGTTAAGGAAGTAGCAAAGGATCAGTGTGTTTCAGTGAAAGTGAAATCAGAGAAGCAtgggaaagaagcaaagaaaaaacagattgaaaatattgatgttgatgaagaaAAGAGTAGAATAAAAGATGTCACTGACAGTGAAaacacagaagaggaagagagtaacaGTAGTGTGGAAGCTAAGACTGCATCCAACATTCCCTTCAGAAATGAAGGTACAGTGGTGGTTCCAACAAACACAGAGGCTGCAGCAGGGGAAGATTCTGAAGAAGATCATGTATCACTGGCTCTGGCTCTTGCACAGCTGGTCAATTCAGAATGTGGGGGAGAAGTTGGGGGTGCTGAGACTGTCACCATACATTCTGCCTCATCTGTAGATCACTTAGAAAATGAAGCTGGAGTTGTTACCCTTGGATGTAAAGCAGAAG AGGTGGACAGAACAGAATCACCATGTCCAgctgaggaaatggaggaggaagaggaggaggaggaggaggaggaggaagaggaagaaggtgaactAATCattaaagaggaggatgaggatgaaatagGTGATGAGTCTGAGGAGGAAGAATTCAGCACAG AATTCAAGCAGAATAACAAGGAAGATGATAGTCGAGAAGAAACTGACAGCAAAGATCCTCTGCCTGTGACTGCGCCAGAAAGGGTTACAGACCAGCTGGACTGCTTGGTAGAGATggttggggaagaagaggataaaaatgCAAGATCCAGGAGTGGATCACCCCCACCACAGCCACCTCCACAGAAGTCCAAGAAGCAGCTCCCTCCACTCATCAAAATAAGCTCTCGACCCCCAG CAATCAAGACTCCATTGAAGTGTCCAGAATGTCCCATGCAATTTTGCACTGTGCGATCGTTATTGTGGCATTTTGGAACTCATGGAGCAAGATCAAGAGACACCTGCATTCCTCCAATCCTTCTGCAAGATCTGATAGTTCCATGGGACAAACCCACAGTTTCTGTTTTCATCTCACAGCCTACAGAAAGTGCCACAGCAACACCCACATCATCAGTTGCAGACAATGCAATCAAGATTGATGTAGTAAGTAAGCCAGATGTACCATCAACAATACAACTGGTTAGAACAGAAGATTACATGGGAAACAATGGAGATGTTATTCTGAAAGTACCAATTCCCAGACTGAAACCCAAGTCTCATTCAAATCAGTATGTCAAAAAAGATAAGTTTGTAAACATACTACCAAAGATACCTACAGGTGATGGGCAAGTGTCAGGTCAGACCACCCAAGCTAGCCCTCAGCCAGCATTGATCCGGCCATCTGGATCGCCTACTCCACAGATCACTGTTCATCCTCAGCCAGCAGTTCAGTCCACAGTCAGTATACCTTCAGATCAGGCATCAACAACACAGTCTCAGGTTCCAAAGATCACCATTAGGGCAAGTAATAAACTTCAGATTCAGCCATTGGCATCATCGCAGTCTACGGTGCAAGTGCAGTCACCATCAACAGTTCAGGTACAACCACCATCATTACAAGTACAGCCTCAGTCTGCAGTACAATTACAGCAATCAACAGTGCAAGTTCAGCCCCAGTCTGGGACACAGTTGCAGCAGCCATCTGCAGTTGCAGTACAGTCACAGTCTGCCTTGCAGGTGCAAACTCCAACAGGAGTGCAAGTCCAGTCATCACCTGCATTGCAAGTTCAGCCCATTGTAACAACTAGTAAGGGTTCTTCTGCTGCTCCTAGTCATATAACTTTAATCCCTATGGACAAGTTAACTGCAGTAGGTCAGACCATTAATCCAAGGGGATCTAAGCTTAACCCAGCTCCCTTGAGAATGGTAGCCCCCTCAACATTGCCAGTCAAATCATCAAACACAGTGGACAATGTGCTGGAGAAGGATGGCTTGGTCATGATCAACTCAAATCTTGCTCTTCGCATAGTATCCTCCTTGCCCAGCAGTTTGGACAGTGCTACTAACACAACAAATACCACCACTCTTAGACCAATAGCTAGTCAATCCACAAACAACTTGACTATTGTGCCACAGACAGAAAGCAACAAGCTAATCAACTCCTCTAAGATAGAGAGTGCAAAAAGTCCTGACATTCTAACGATTGTTCCTCAAGTTGATTTGAATAAAAAAGTTTCGTTGTTAAAATCTGGGAGTTCAGTGTCTGGCTGCCAAGTTGCTAGTGCTTCACCAAAACAGGCATCAGCAGCCCAGTCCCAGGTTGTGAAGCTATATCTCCTTCAACCCAAAGATCCAAAAGCAAATGGGGGTTCAGTTAAATCAGGCATTACATCAGAAACAAGTAATGTTAATGGAATAGAAATACCACTTCCTCTAcctaatggaaatgaaaaactcAACTACAGAGAAGTAGAAGTGAAAGATAACACATCAGAATCctctgaaggagaggaagaggaggaagaggaggaggaggaggaggatgatgatgatgaaggaatggtaattgatgatggtaaggaaggagaggatgatgtAATGGATCCCCTGAGTTTATGTGCTGTGACAATGGAAGATGAGAATCTAGAAGCTTTAAACAATGCAAGCCAAACTACCCAGTCTGGTGGGTCCTCTCCTGCCACATCACCTGATAAGGTTATCATAAAAAAGTTGCCAGTAAGACCCAAAGGCAAAAATGGACAAGCAGTTGATATTGTGAAATATGAGGCTCGAAAGTATGTGTGTTGCTATTGTAACAGGAGATTTGGATGGTCAACTGATCTCAAGCGCCATGTTATCCTCCACACTGGTGAGAAACCTTTCCAGTGTAAAGTGTGCCCAACAGCATTTACCAGAAAGTTCCTTTTACAGAATCATATGAAGAGAATGCACCCAGACAAGTGTAAGATGTCAGACCTGTGGCCTTAG